One stretch of Pandoraea oxalativorans DNA includes these proteins:
- a CDS encoding cold-shock protein yields METGTVKWFNDAKGFGFITPDNGGEDLFAHFSEVKVDGFKSLQENQKVSFEVKTGPKGKQAANIKPV; encoded by the coding sequence ATGGAAACCGGTACCGTTAAGTGGTTCAACGACGCAAAGGGCTTCGGCTTTATTACCCCGGACAACGGTGGTGAAGACCTGTTCGCTCACTTCTCCGAAGTGAAGGTGGACGGCTTCAAGTCGCTGCAAGAGAACCAAAAAGTGTCGTTCGAGGTCAAGACTGGCCCGAAGGGCAAGCAAGCTGCGAACATCAAGCCGGTTTAA
- a CDS encoding peptidoglycan DD-metalloendopeptidase family protein — protein MSGQPRWLARCRTHLIGLAVCATLAACAGTPSYGPVPAGSYRVQSGDTLYGIARANNTSTANLVSWNSLADADKIEVGQVLRVVPPPGSSSAPAAVASSGGSASSGAARPRAQTKPAPKPAPAPAAPRTATNKIPMTWPATGRILANYNGSSNKGIDIGGQAGDPIYAAAAGKVVYAGNGLRGYGNLVMVQHENGYLTAYAHNRALRVKEGASVGKGQQIAEMGDTDSHGVVKLHFEVRQKGTPFNPNDFLPPR, from the coding sequence ATGTCCGGCCAGCCGCGCTGGCTTGCTCGCTGCCGTACCCACCTGATCGGCCTGGCCGTTTGCGCCACACTGGCCGCCTGCGCCGGAACGCCGAGCTACGGCCCCGTGCCGGCCGGCAGCTATCGGGTGCAGTCCGGCGACACGCTGTACGGCATCGCCCGCGCCAACAACACCAGCACCGCCAATCTGGTGAGCTGGAACAGTCTGGCCGACGCCGACAAGATCGAGGTCGGTCAGGTGTTGCGGGTCGTGCCACCGCCCGGATCGTCGAGTGCCCCGGCGGCTGTGGCGTCCTCCGGCGGCAGTGCGTCGTCGGGTGCGGCACGTCCTCGTGCCCAGACCAAGCCTGCACCGAAGCCCGCGCCTGCACCCGCCGCGCCACGTACGGCGACGAACAAGATTCCGATGACGTGGCCGGCGACCGGCAGAATCCTCGCCAACTACAACGGCAGCAGCAATAAGGGCATCGACATCGGCGGCCAGGCTGGCGATCCGATCTATGCCGCTGCGGCGGGCAAAGTCGTGTATGCGGGCAACGGACTGCGCGGCTACGGCAATCTCGTGATGGTTCAGCATGAAAACGGCTACCTCACTGCCTACGCCCACAACCGCGCGCTGCGGGTGAAGGAAGGGGCGTCGGTCGGCAAGGGCCAGCAGATTGCCGAGATGGGCGACACCGACTCGCATGGCGTCGTGAAGCTGCACTTCGAGGTGCGTCAGAAGGGCACGCCGTTCAATCCGAACGATTTCCTGCCGCCGCGCTGA